Below is a genomic region from Flammeovirgaceae bacterium SG7u.111.
AGCATAATGTCCCAACAGGAAGAGCGCAGTCTTTTACCAAAGAGACATTGGAAGAAGGCTTGGCTTATTTGGAAACAGAAACCGCTCCTTATGTACTGAAAGCCGACGGTTTGGCAGCAGGAAAAGGTGTATTGATCATAGATAATTTAGAGGAGGCGAAGGCAAGTCTGAAAGAAATGCTAGACGGACAGTTTGGCGAGGCGAGCAAAAGCGTGCTCATAGAGCAGCATCTTAGCGGAATCGAGCTTTCTGTTTTTGTACTTACCGATGGAGAAGGCTACGTGATTTTACCAGAAGCAAAAGACTACAAAAGAATAGGAGAAGGAGATGCGGGACTGAATACTGGCGGAATGGGAGCAGTTACCCCAGTTCCATTTGCCCAAGGCGAATTCTTGAAAAAAGTGGAAGAAAAAGTGGTAAAGCCTACCGTAGCGGGGATAAAAGCTGAAGGTTTTGACTACAAAGGGTTTGTATTCATAGGGCTAATGAACGTTGAAGGCGAGCCTTATGTGATTGAATACAACGTGAGAATGGGCGACCCTGAAACAGAAGCTGTTTTCCTAAGAGTAAAATCTGATTTGCTTGATTTATTCGAGCTTGCTGGGCAAAAAAGAATCGGTGAAGCAACATTGGAAATCGACCCAAGGTTTGCCACCACAGTGATGCTTGTTTCGGGAGGTTATCCGGGAAATTACCCCAAAGGAAAAGTAATGACTGGCTTCGAAAACTTGGAAAATGTAGTTCCTTTCCATGCGGGCACTACTTTCGACGCCGAGGGAAATATTGTGACAAACGGCGGGCGTGTGATTGCTATGAGCGCATTGGGTAACTCTATGGACGAAGCGCTTGCCCTCTCCAACAAAGCTGCGGAGACTTTGCAGTTTGAAAACAAGAATTACAGAACAGACATTGGATTTGACTTAAAATAATGGCGGGAAATTTCTCAAACAAAACAGTAGGTATATTAGGCGGAGGGCAGCTCGGAAGGATGTTCATCCAATCGGCAATTGATTTTAACATAGATGTAAAAATTCTTGATCCCGACCCGTCTGCACCTTGTAAAAGCATTGCTAGCGAATTTGAATGCGGGTCGCTCAAAGATTATGATACCGTACTCAATTTTGCCCAAGGAATAGATGTGCTTACGGTAGAAATAGAAAATGTGAATGCTGAAGCCATGCAAGTACTTGCCGATGGCGGCTTAAAAGTATTCCCGAAGCCAGCTACTATCGCCATGATCCAAGACAAGCGGCTTCAAAAGAAGTTTTACGAGGAAAATGGCATCCCAACTGCTCCTTATATTTTACTAGAAAAAGGAGGCGATGAGCTTTTGCAATACAAGGATCGCCTTCCAGCAGTGCAAAAAGCGGGAAGAGATGGCTACGATGGAAGAGGCGTAAAAGTCATCAATTCCGAAGCCGATATAAAAGATGCTTTGCAGACACCTGGTTTGCTAGAGGAAAAAGTGAAGATTTTCAAGGAAATATCTATCATAATTGCCCGAAATGAATCGGGGGATGTGGCAGCTTATCCTCCTGTAGAGTTGGTGTACCACGAAGGCCAAAACATGGTAGATACCCTCATTGCCCCAGCCGATATTCCAGCAGCTTATGCTGAAAAGGCAAATAAGATAGCAAGAGACTTGGTGGAGAAATTGGATTACGTGGGCTTATTGGCTGTAGAAATGTTCACTACCGCAGAGGGAGATGTCTTGGTAAACGAGATTGCCCCACGCCCTCACAACAGTGGACATCAAACTATAGAATCGAACATTACTTCCCAATATGAGCAACACCTCCGCTCTATTTTGGATATGCCCCTCGGCTCTACCAAGCTTACCAGCCCTTCGGCTATGGTAAATTTATTGGGCGAGCCCCAACACACAGGCGAAGCATATTACGATGGGTTTGATAAAGTACTTCAAGAAGAAGGTATCCATATCCATCTGTATGGCAAGAAAATCACAAAGCCGTATAGGAAAATGGGGCATGTGACGGTAACGGGAGACAGCAGAGAGGAGTTAGTTGAAAAGATAGACAAAGTGAAAAAGCATTGCCGAATTATCACTCAGCCTTAGCTTCTTCCTCATTGGGACTTTCTGTACCAGATGAAGACTTCTTCTCATTTGTGAAGAGGTCTTCATTTTGTAACCTTAGCTCCTCTATCTTTTTCTTATAATACTTTACCTCGTTGAGTTTTTCCGATATAAAATCATCCGAAAGCGGCAATTCCCTATACCCCTCCTCATTTTTTTTATTCACATACTCCCCAATTTCTTTGTAAACACCCCCTATTCGTCCATTTAGCTGGTTTATTTCCAAGTGGAGCTTTCCCGATTCTATTGCTGTATTCGTTTTTCCTTGAAGCACCTTCAGTGTTTTGCGGGCTCCTGTCCAAAAATTTCCCATAGTTTTTCAGTTAAATATATTGATGTCCAAATTGGAACGTAATAAAAAGAAGAAAGTTAATTTGTACTATTTCAATAGAAATTTGCACATTCTAAATCAGGCGTATTTCGCATATCA
It encodes:
- the purD gene encoding phosphoribosylamine--glycine ligase; translation: MNVLIVGSGGREHAFAWKLKQSPKIGKLYVAPGNAGTSEIAENVAIGVSDFDKLASFSIENKVDMIVVGPEVPLVEGIYDYFKAKPELQHINVIGPSKAGAMLEGSKDVAKKFMQKHNVPTGRAQSFTKETLEEGLAYLETETAPYVLKADGLAAGKGVLIIDNLEEAKASLKEMLDGQFGEASKSVLIEQHLSGIELSVFVLTDGEGYVILPEAKDYKRIGEGDAGLNTGGMGAVTPVPFAQGEFLKKVEEKVVKPTVAGIKAEGFDYKGFVFIGLMNVEGEPYVIEYNVRMGDPETEAVFLRVKSDLLDLFELAGQKRIGEATLEIDPRFATTVMLVSGGYPGNYPKGKVMTGFENLENVVPFHAGTTFDAEGNIVTNGGRVIAMSALGNSMDEALALSNKAAETLQFENKNYRTDIGFDLK
- a CDS encoding 5-(carboxyamino)imidazole ribonucleotide synthase, which gives rise to MAGNFSNKTVGILGGGQLGRMFIQSAIDFNIDVKILDPDPSAPCKSIASEFECGSLKDYDTVLNFAQGIDVLTVEIENVNAEAMQVLADGGLKVFPKPATIAMIQDKRLQKKFYEENGIPTAPYILLEKGGDELLQYKDRLPAVQKAGRDGYDGRGVKVINSEADIKDALQTPGLLEEKVKIFKEISIIIARNESGDVAAYPPVELVYHEGQNMVDTLIAPADIPAAYAEKANKIARDLVEKLDYVGLLAVEMFTTAEGDVLVNEIAPRPHNSGHQTIESNITSQYEQHLRSILDMPLGSTKLTSPSAMVNLLGEPQHTGEAYYDGFDKVLQEEGIHIHLYGKKITKPYRKMGHVTVTGDSREELVEKIDKVKKHCRIITQP